Proteins encoded by one window of Phytohabitans houttuyneae:
- the ilvN gene encoding acetolactate synthase small subunit: protein MTKHTLSVLVENKPGILARVAGLFARRGFNIDSLAVGETEHPEVSRMTIVVNAEESPLEQVTKQLNKLVHVLKIVELDPVVAVQRELLLVKVRADRPVRSQVLETVNLFRARVVDVAPDTLTIEATGTADKLDALLRDLEPYGIKEMVQSGMVAIGRGSRSITTGPALRAA from the coding sequence ATGACCAAGCACACTCTCTCTGTTCTGGTGGAAAACAAGCCGGGCATCCTGGCCCGGGTGGCCGGACTGTTCGCCCGCCGCGGGTTCAACATCGACTCCCTCGCCGTCGGGGAGACCGAGCACCCGGAGGTCTCGCGTATGACCATTGTGGTCAACGCCGAGGAGTCCCCACTGGAGCAGGTCACCAAGCAGCTCAACAAGCTGGTGCACGTCCTCAAGATCGTCGAGCTGGACCCGGTCGTGGCCGTCCAGCGGGAGCTGCTGCTGGTTAAGGTCCGGGCCGACCGCCCGGTCCGCTCGCAGGTGCTCGAGACGGTCAACCTCTTCCGCGCGCGCGTCGTCGACGTCGCGCCGGACACGCTCACGATCGAGGCCACCGGCACGGCTGACAAGCTGGACGCGCTGCTGCGCGACCTCGAACCGTATGGAATCAAGGAAATGGTGCAGTCCGGCATGGTAGCGATCGGCCGCGGCTCGCGTTCCATTACGACCGGGCCGGCGCTGCGCGCAGCCTGA
- a CDS encoding acetolactate synthase large subunit, giving the protein MTRPTPESLAHRAPSPAMLAAAANAATPAAPPAPAKVSGAVSLVKSLEALGVDVMFGIPGGAILPAYDPIYDSAVRHILVRHEQGAGHAATGYAQATGKVGVCMATSGPGATNLVTPIADAYMDSVPIVAITGQVARPAIGTDAFQEADIQGITLPITKHNYLVTTPEEIPRVMAEAFHLASTGRPGPVLVDIPKDVLQAQTTFNWPPAMELPGYRPTLHPHGKQIREAAKLMTSARRPVLYVGGGVLKAGATDSLRKLAELTGIPVVTTLMARGAFPDSHPQHLGMPGMHGSVSAVYALQKADLLVALGARFDDRVTGKLDSFAPDAAIVHADIDPAEIGKNRTADVPIVGDARHVIDELIQAVSAERAAGRTGDRTDWWAQLDDLRNRYPLGWDDPTDGTLAPQYVIKRLGEIAGPDSIYVAGVGQHQMWASQFISYEKPHTWLNSGGAGTMGYAVPAAMGAKVGKPDTTVWAIDGDGCFQMTNQELATCALEGIPIKVAIINNGNLGMVRQWQTLFYGERYSNTDLGTHKHRIPDFVKLAEALGCIGLRCESADDVDKTIKAAMEINDAPVVVDFVVGKDAMVWPMVAAGTSNDEIMFARDMRPSFDEDDL; this is encoded by the coding sequence ATGACGAGACCAACACCTGAGTCACTCGCCCACCGCGCACCGTCGCCGGCGATGCTCGCCGCCGCGGCCAACGCCGCCACCCCGGCGGCACCGCCCGCCCCCGCCAAGGTCTCCGGCGCGGTAAGCCTCGTCAAGTCGCTCGAGGCCCTCGGCGTCGACGTCATGTTCGGCATCCCCGGCGGCGCGATCCTGCCGGCGTACGACCCGATCTACGACTCGGCCGTGCGGCACATCCTGGTCCGCCACGAGCAGGGCGCCGGTCACGCCGCCACCGGATACGCACAGGCCACCGGCAAGGTCGGCGTCTGCATGGCCACCTCCGGCCCCGGCGCGACCAACCTCGTCACCCCGATCGCCGACGCGTACATGGACTCGGTCCCGATCGTCGCGATCACCGGCCAGGTGGCGCGGCCGGCGATCGGCACGGACGCGTTCCAGGAAGCCGACATCCAGGGCATCACCCTGCCGATCACCAAGCACAACTACCTGGTGACCACGCCGGAGGAGATCCCGCGGGTCATGGCCGAGGCGTTCCACCTCGCCTCCACCGGGCGCCCCGGGCCGGTCCTGGTCGACATCCCCAAGGACGTGCTGCAGGCACAGACCACGTTCAACTGGCCGCCGGCGATGGAGCTGCCGGGCTACCGGCCGACGCTGCACCCGCACGGCAAGCAGATCCGCGAGGCCGCCAAGCTGATGACCTCGGCCCGCCGTCCCGTGCTGTACGTCGGCGGCGGCGTGCTCAAGGCCGGCGCCACCGACAGCCTGCGCAAGCTGGCCGAGCTGACCGGCATCCCGGTCGTGACCACGCTGATGGCGCGCGGGGCGTTCCCCGACTCGCACCCGCAGCACCTGGGCATGCCCGGCATGCACGGCTCCGTCTCCGCCGTGTACGCGCTGCAGAAGGCCGACCTGCTGGTCGCGCTCGGCGCCCGCTTCGACGACCGGGTGACCGGCAAGCTCGACTCGTTCGCGCCGGACGCGGCGATCGTGCACGCCGACATCGACCCGGCCGAGATCGGCAAGAACCGCACCGCGGACGTGCCGATCGTCGGCGACGCGCGGCACGTCATCGACGAGCTGATCCAGGCCGTCTCGGCCGAGCGGGCGGCCGGCCGCACCGGCGACCGCACCGACTGGTGGGCCCAGCTCGACGACCTGCGCAACCGGTACCCGCTGGGTTGGGACGACCCGACCGACGGCACGCTCGCCCCGCAGTACGTCATCAAGCGGCTGGGCGAGATCGCCGGCCCGGACTCCATCTACGTGGCCGGTGTCGGACAGCACCAGATGTGGGCCTCGCAGTTCATCTCGTACGAGAAGCCGCACACGTGGCTCAACTCCGGTGGCGCCGGCACGATGGGGTACGCGGTGCCGGCCGCGATGGGCGCCAAGGTCGGCAAGCCGGACACCACCGTGTGGGCTATCGACGGCGACGGCTGCTTCCAGATGACCAATCAGGAGCTGGCCACCTGCGCGCTTGAAGGCATCCCGATCAAGGTCGCCATCATCAACAACGGCAACCTCGGTATGGTGCGGCAGTGGCAGACGCTGTTCTACGGCGAGCGCTACTCCAACACCGACCTGGGCACCCACAAGCACCGCATCCCCGACTTCGTCAAGCTGGCCGAGGCGCTCGGCTGCATCGGCCTGCGCTGCGAGAGCGCGGACGACGTCGACAAGACCATCAAGGCGGCCATGGAGATCAACGACGCGCCCGTCGTCGTCGACTTCGTGGTCGGCAAGGACGCGATGGTGTGGCCGATGGTCGCCGCCGGTACCAGCAACGACGAGATCATGTTCGCCCGCGACATGCGCCCGAGCTTCGACGAGGACGACCTCTGA
- a CDS encoding putative bifunctional diguanylate cyclase/phosphodiesterase yields MPLPSVVAAVATAGVVFALVCVVLLAASARARAGASRRAHRLLAAGAAAGALTTAGGIAASIAVQEHIVHTQHEKTSLGSLLALGVAVSSGLLLLGLLTLPGAAPSRPGMLRYLLDALVIAAALWFVGWVAVSEPTRVLGDRTPFWCRPLLIPAAIAALALGVSVITAMRAARPRGPLVRVGTGVTLAAVAGMGLAGGVCQGMTALVDVSAVALPAALGLVAFAARGTDRWPVAPVPEGDDSPALDEELSRRGSAYAFLPMAAMAASALYHLVRGGAFDMVGIVTGSLEGFALVGRQFLALRDVKAYAERLRDREAHFRELAHTDPLTGLANRRGLLSALEDEQAPGAEAVLLALDLDGFKNVNDMRGHDVGDAVLVEVGQRLRMNLRPGDVAARLGGDEFAVLMWARPDEATRAASRLLRVLGGPYEQETGTVFLSVSIGLAGCATVPDVTTLLRNADLALRWAKSHGKNRVERYDVEYDVKLRRHTELEHELRGAIDRDELHLQYQPVVVLPDVRPVGAEALLRWQHPRLGKVGPDEFIPLAEECGMINRLGAWVLHQACHQLSRWLAEGHDVWVSVNVSPRELHASRYVDQVKDALRAHRVPPQRLVLEVTEHAVSTDVEELIRRLGDLRETGVRIALDDFGAGYSSLGQLSRLPIDILKIDHSLVVPQMVRVVVELGHQFGLEVIAEGIGEQRQMAMVVEAGCKLGQGYLSGWPVPAEHFEARLESASSPARVVPVPEQKSDREQNAGPTGRRAHNVGAVDSSREMRQA; encoded by the coding sequence GTGCCCCTCCCCTCGGTGGTGGCGGCCGTCGCGACGGCAGGCGTGGTGTTCGCGCTGGTCTGTGTCGTGTTGCTGGCCGCGTCGGCGCGAGCGCGCGCCGGAGCGAGTCGGCGCGCCCACCGGCTGCTCGCCGCGGGCGCGGCCGCGGGGGCGCTGACCACGGCCGGAGGCATCGCGGCCAGCATCGCCGTGCAGGAGCACATCGTGCACACCCAGCACGAAAAGACCTCGCTCGGCAGCCTGCTCGCGCTCGGCGTCGCGGTCAGCAGCGGCCTGCTGCTCCTCGGCCTGCTCACGCTGCCCGGCGCGGCACCCTCGCGGCCGGGCATGCTGCGCTACCTGCTCGACGCGCTGGTGATCGCCGCCGCGCTGTGGTTCGTCGGCTGGGTGGCGGTCTCCGAGCCGACCCGCGTGCTGGGCGACCGCACCCCGTTCTGGTGCCGCCCGCTGCTGATCCCGGCCGCGATCGCCGCGCTGGCGCTGGGCGTCAGCGTGATCACGGCGATGCGCGCGGCCCGGCCACGCGGTCCGCTGGTGCGGGTCGGCACCGGCGTGACGCTGGCGGCGGTCGCCGGGATGGGGCTGGCCGGTGGCGTCTGCCAGGGCATGACCGCACTTGTCGACGTGAGCGCCGTGGCGTTGCCGGCCGCGCTCGGCCTCGTCGCGTTCGCCGCCCGCGGCACCGACCGCTGGCCGGTCGCGCCGGTGCCCGAGGGCGACGACAGCCCGGCGCTAGACGAGGAGCTGAGCCGCCGCGGCAGTGCGTACGCGTTCTTGCCGATGGCCGCGATGGCCGCCTCCGCCCTGTACCACCTCGTCCGCGGCGGCGCCTTCGACATGGTCGGCATCGTGACCGGCAGCCTGGAGGGGTTCGCGCTGGTGGGGCGGCAGTTCCTGGCGCTGCGCGACGTCAAGGCGTACGCGGAGAGGCTGCGCGACCGGGAGGCGCACTTCCGCGAGCTGGCCCACACCGACCCGCTCACCGGCCTGGCCAACCGGCGGGGCCTGCTCAGCGCACTTGAGGACGAGCAGGCGCCGGGAGCCGAGGCGGTGCTGCTGGCGCTCGACCTCGACGGGTTCAAAAACGTCAACGACATGCGCGGCCACGACGTGGGCGACGCGGTGCTCGTCGAGGTGGGGCAGCGCCTGCGGATGAACCTGCGCCCCGGCGACGTGGCCGCGCGGCTCGGCGGAGACGAGTTCGCCGTGCTGATGTGGGCCCGCCCGGACGAGGCCACGCGGGCCGCGTCCCGGCTGCTCCGCGTGCTCGGCGGGCCGTACGAGCAGGAGACCGGCACGGTCTTCCTCTCCGTCAGCATCGGGCTGGCCGGCTGCGCGACCGTCCCCGACGTGACGACGTTGCTGCGCAACGCGGATCTCGCCCTGCGCTGGGCCAAGTCGCACGGCAAAAACAGGGTCGAGCGCTACGACGTCGAGTACGACGTGAAGCTGCGCCGCCACACCGAGCTGGAGCACGAGCTGCGCGGCGCGATCGACCGCGACGAACTGCACCTGCAGTACCAGCCGGTCGTGGTGCTGCCCGACGTGCGGCCGGTCGGCGCCGAGGCGCTGCTGCGGTGGCAGCACCCGCGGCTGGGCAAGGTCGGCCCGGACGAGTTCATCCCGCTCGCCGAGGAGTGCGGGATGATCAACAGGCTTGGCGCGTGGGTGCTGCACCAGGCCTGCCACCAGCTGTCCCGCTGGCTCGCCGAGGGACACGACGTGTGGGTGTCGGTAAACGTCTCGCCCCGCGAGCTGCACGCCAGCCGGTACGTCGACCAGGTGAAGGACGCGCTGCGGGCGCACCGGGTGCCGCCGCAGCGCCTCGTGCTGGAGGTCACCGAGCACGCCGTCTCCACCGACGTGGAGGAGCTGATCCGGCGGCTGGGCGACCTGCGCGAGACAGGGGTGCGGATCGCCCTGGACGACTTCGGCGCCGGGTACTCCTCGCTCGGCCAGCTGAGCCGGCTCCCGATCGACATCCTGAAGATCGACCACTCGCTGGTGGTGCCGCAGATGGTGCGGGTGGTGGTCGAGCTGGGCCACCAGTTCGGGCTGGAGGTCATCGCGGAGGGCATCGGCGAGCAGCGACAGATGGCGATGGTGGTCGAGGCGGGATGCAAGCTCGGCCAGGGTTACCTGTCCGGATGGCCGGTGCCGGCTGAGCATTTCGAGGCCCGGCTGGAGTCCGCCTCGTCGCCCGCTCGAGTCGTGCCAGTGCCCGAGCAGAAGAGCGATCGAGAGCAAAATGCAGGGCCAACAGGGCGCCGCGCCCACAATGTGGGAGCAGTTGACTCATCGCGTGAGATGCGTCAGGCTTAG